Proteins encoded in a region of the Novibacillus thermophilus genome:
- a CDS encoding BhlA/UviB family holin-like peptide — MEIDVMQYFLTQGPFAVLFVWLLIYVMRNNREREKQLHQTLNEFASRYDIVIDELREIKDRLPRR, encoded by the coding sequence GTGGAAATAGATGTAATGCAATATTTTCTCACACAGGGGCCGTTCGCGGTCCTTTTTGTGTGGCTACTCATTTACGTTATGCGAAACAACCGAGAACGCGAGAAACAGCTACATCAGACGCTGAACGAGTTCGCATCACGATACGACATCGTGATCGATGAGCTGCGGGAAATCAAAGACCGGCTACCACGGAGGTAG
- a CDS encoding N-acetylmuramoyl-L-alanine amidase — protein sequence MVVKVAIGAGHGGFGATPGKRTPDGEYEWDFNNKVVLAAIKYLKQYQGVEIMRLDDPSGKTDVPLSTRTNKANTWGADIYVSCHHNANTGVWGDWTGTETFYYVGSAKGKKLAQLIHAKVLKAYGLRDRGIKRGNHLYVIKNTKMPAVLIEGGFMDSTIDIKKLRDDKVLDAAGKAIAEGVAEYFGLKKKMGGQSKPSKPSKSSTKSSKGSSTKWTGQILRKGDSGPIVRSMQNMLISKGFSLPKFGADGHFGDETERAVRAAQRATGIPVDGIAGPQTYRALRNYSGSSFRFRHWNGSVIRNGERGKHVKELQDRLLALGYKLPKYGADGVMGSETANAVRKFQRDAGIKVDGIPGPETKKSLEGRG from the coding sequence ATGGTTGTTAAAGTAGCAATTGGAGCTGGACACGGTGGTTTTGGGGCAACACCGGGAAAGCGCACGCCAGACGGTGAATATGAGTGGGATTTTAACAACAAAGTCGTTTTAGCTGCTATCAAGTACTTGAAACAATACCAAGGTGTAGAGATTATGCGCCTTGATGATCCATCTGGAAAAACGGATGTACCGCTATCAACCCGTACAAATAAAGCTAATACGTGGGGGGCAGATATTTATGTATCTTGTCACCACAACGCAAACACAGGGGTATGGGGTGATTGGACCGGAACAGAGACTTTTTATTACGTTGGGTCCGCCAAAGGAAAGAAACTGGCACAACTCATCCATGCAAAAGTACTGAAGGCATACGGTTTAAGGGATCGAGGAATCAAGAGAGGGAACCACTTGTACGTCATCAAAAACACAAAAATGCCAGCGGTCCTAATTGAAGGCGGGTTCATGGACTCCACGATTGACATTAAAAAGCTTCGTGACGATAAGGTGCTAGACGCCGCAGGAAAAGCGATAGCAGAAGGAGTTGCGGAGTATTTTGGGTTAAAAAAGAAAATGGGTGGTCAGTCTAAACCATCGAAACCCAGCAAATCCTCTACTAAATCTAGTAAAGGCAGTAGCACAAAATGGACAGGTCAGATTCTTCGGAAAGGCGATAGCGGCCCGATTGTCCGATCTATGCAGAACATGTTGATCTCAAAAGGTTTTAGTCTCCCGAAGTTTGGAGCAGATGGCCATTTTGGCGATGAAACAGAAAGAGCTGTCCGGGCAGCACAAAGAGCAACTGGCATTCCCGTGGACGGCATAGCCGGGCCGCAAACTTACCGTGCATTACGAAACTACTCCGGATCATCATTCCGCTTCCGTCATTGGAATGGTTCCGTCATCAGAAACGGAGAACGTGGAAAGCATGTCAAGGAGCTTCAGGACCGACTGTTGGCACTTGGATACAAGTTGCCGAAATACGGTGCGGATGGCGTGATGGGTAGCGAGACAGCCAATGCAGTCCGAAAGTTCCAGCGTGATGCGGGAATTAAAGTTGATGGTATTCCAGGACCAGAGACGAAAAAGTCATTAGAGGGGAGAGGGTAA
- a CDS encoding holin, with protein MEQVLIFATILAPIITALVELVKRSVPVPKNVIPAISLVIGLFVGAVAYPFTDLELVLRLWSGGLAGLAATGLFDPSSTVAR; from the coding sequence ATGGAACAAGTACTCATTTTCGCCACAATCTTGGCACCGATCATCACGGCACTTGTCGAATTGGTGAAGCGATCGGTACCGGTTCCGAAAAATGTCATTCCGGCGATCAGTCTCGTGATCGGACTGTTTGTCGGAGCAGTGGCTTATCCGTTCACTGACTTGGAATTGGTACTGCGATTATGGTCGGGAGGATTGGCAGGATTGGCAGCGACGGGCTTGTTTGACCCGAGTTCGACAGTTGCTAGGTAA
- a CDS encoding IS1634 family transposase — translation MYIRRVTRKNKDGSRVSYIQLAHNVWDPKAKYAKAKVIYSFGREDDLDMDVLERLAQSINRFLSPEEALKSKQKIRDTAEFLFRSVKQLGGIWLFDQLWKKLGMDTILEEIFKERKHEINLERAIFAMVANRALAPSSKLGMEEWISEDVYLPGLPSVHCHQLYRAMDELLDAQSLLEDRVFDNVSNLFNLEVDLLYFDTTSSYFEVAPNETPEDDDFRLQGYSKDKRPDLVQTVIGLAVTREGIPIKVWSWPGNTMDMNVIEEVKKDLMGWRLGRIIHVMDRGFSSEENLRILQRGAGHYIIGERMRAGKKDVEAALNKRGRFHAIRENLLVKESIVGDGEARKRYVIAYNPEEAERDRRQRKEIICAVEEQLENLKQLPNEAHHKRACALRVHKVYGKYIRQLKDGTLKLNKQAIRDEEKYDGKYLIRTSDDTLSLEDIALGYKQLLQVESAFRTLKSTLNIRPMYHRLERRIRAHIIINWLALLLVRLIENETGSSWDSVRREVQRLQVGHFTTKDGDLYRTTTPTAKQKEIFNKVGVNLPPEILEIKPKS, via the coding sequence ATGTATATTAGAAGGGTGACTCGCAAAAACAAAGATGGATCAAGAGTTTCGTACATTCAGCTCGCTCATAACGTGTGGGATCCGAAGGCCAAATATGCGAAAGCGAAGGTGATCTATTCATTCGGTCGTGAAGATGATCTCGATATGGACGTACTCGAACGACTGGCCCAAAGTATCAATAGATTCCTCTCACCCGAAGAGGCACTGAAGTCGAAACAAAAAATTAGAGATACAGCTGAATTTTTATTCCGGTCTGTCAAGCAACTGGGTGGCATTTGGCTATTTGATCAACTTTGGAAAAAATTAGGGATGGATACGATTCTCGAAGAGATTTTTAAAGAGCGCAAGCACGAAATCAATTTAGAACGTGCCATTTTTGCAATGGTCGCAAACCGTGCGCTTGCCCCTTCCAGTAAATTAGGAATGGAAGAATGGATATCCGAAGATGTCTATCTCCCTGGGCTTCCAAGTGTTCATTGCCATCAGCTTTACCGTGCCATGGACGAGTTATTGGATGCCCAAAGCTTGTTGGAAGATCGTGTATTTGACAATGTTTCCAACCTGTTCAATCTGGAAGTTGATCTTCTCTATTTCGATACGACATCCAGTTACTTTGAAGTCGCTCCCAACGAAACCCCGGAAGATGACGATTTTCGGCTTCAAGGATACTCGAAAGATAAACGTCCGGACCTCGTACAAACGGTGATTGGACTAGCGGTTACACGTGAAGGCATTCCCATTAAAGTGTGGTCTTGGCCAGGAAACACGATGGATATGAATGTGATTGAGGAAGTGAAGAAAGATTTGATGGGTTGGCGCCTTGGGCGCATAATCCATGTGATGGATCGTGGTTTTTCCTCCGAAGAAAATCTACGCATCCTACAACGTGGTGCCGGACATTATATTATTGGCGAACGGATGCGGGCAGGCAAAAAGGATGTGGAAGCTGCACTTAATAAACGTGGACGGTTCCATGCCATTCGTGAAAACCTCTTAGTAAAAGAATCGATTGTTGGAGATGGCGAAGCCAGAAAACGCTATGTGATCGCCTATAATCCGGAAGAAGCCGAACGTGACCGCCGTCAAAGAAAGGAAATCATCTGTGCCGTTGAGGAGCAGCTTGAAAATTTGAAACAATTACCGAATGAAGCCCACCACAAACGGGCATGTGCTTTACGGGTGCATAAAGTGTACGGGAAATATATCCGCCAATTGAAAGATGGTACCTTGAAACTGAATAAGCAAGCCATACGGGATGAAGAGAAATACGATGGCAAATACTTAATCCGGACATCAGACGATACGTTATCCCTTGAGGATATTGCGTTAGGGTATAAGCAGTTACTTCAAGTCGAAAGCGCTTTTCGAACGTTAAAGTCCACATTAAACATACGGCCGATGTACCATCGGCTAGAGAGACGAATTCGAGCTCATATCATCATTAATTGGCTGGCACTTTTGCTTGTCAGGTTGATTGAAAATGAAACCGGCTCGAGTTGGGATTCCGTGCGTCGTGAGGTCCAAAGGCTTCAAGTGGGTCATTTCACCACGAAGGATGGAGATCTATATCGTACGACGACACCAACCGCCAAACAGAAAGAGATTTTCAATAAAGTAGGCGTGAATCTGCCTCCTGAAATTTTAGAAATCAAACCGAAAAGCTAG
- a CDS encoding thermonuclease family protein, with protein MDDFFLLLFFASIILFFLAFIKPKRFIFWGKVRKRRHSFVYLAVTFFSFIAFGVTTDAGTTNDTTADIANNETKVEQTVKEESTDVKNENTGKQVTPSNDESKTTTAEKSTSSNTSNKKSTASNDNSKEESSSKKKSTTTKESKSNQVEVKLVKTVDGDTIRVNYNGKEETVRYLLIDTPESKDSRSCKQPYAEEAYNRNKQLVNSGKLTLEFEKSKRDKYDRLLAYIFVDGKSVQETLLKEGLARVAYVYEPPYKYLDQYKKAENAAKSEKRNIWGKSGYVTDDGFKGCVESKKSTSSTKKSTTKSNPSKKETSSKDTGSGKESFANCTELRKVYPDGVPKGHPAYQPKMDRDKDNWACER; from the coding sequence TTGGACGACTTTTTTCTATTGCTGTTTTTCGCAAGTATTATTCTTTTTTTCTTAGCTTTTATCAAACCAAAAAGGTTTATATTTTGGGGTAAAGTTCGGAAGAGAAGACATAGCTTTGTCTACCTAGCTGTTACTTTTTTTAGCTTTATAGCGTTCGGAGTTACAACTGACGCAGGCACTACAAATGATACAACAGCAGACATTGCAAATAATGAAACAAAAGTTGAACAAACTGTTAAGGAAGAAAGCACGGATGTAAAAAACGAGAATACCGGAAAACAGGTAACACCCTCTAATGATGAGTCTAAAACCACTACCGCCGAAAAATCGACAAGTTCTAACACATCAAATAAGAAATCAACAGCTTCCAATGACAATAGTAAAGAAGAAAGCTCATCAAAAAAGAAATCAACCACTACAAAAGAATCAAAGTCAAATCAAGTTGAGGTAAAGTTAGTTAAAACAGTGGATGGAGATACGATAAGGGTAAATTACAACGGAAAAGAGGAGACTGTGCGATATTTATTAATAGACACCCCGGAAAGTAAGGATTCGCGATCTTGTAAACAACCATACGCGGAAGAGGCTTACAACCGCAATAAACAACTCGTTAACAGTGGAAAACTAACTCTTGAGTTCGAAAAAAGTAAGCGAGATAAATACGACAGGTTGCTGGCATATATATTTGTGGATGGGAAATCAGTACAAGAAACGCTTCTCAAAGAAGGTCTCGCACGTGTTGCATACGTATATGAACCACCGTATAAGTATCTCGATCAGTACAAGAAAGCTGAAAACGCCGCAAAAAGTGAAAAACGAAATATCTGGGGGAAATCCGGGTATGTCACGGATGATGGCTTTAAGGGGTGTGTAGAATCAAAAAAATCAACATCATCTACGAAGAAAAGCACAACAAAGAGTAATCCATCTAAAAAGGAAACTTCTTCAAAAGATACAGGTAGTGGAAAAGAATCGTTTGCTAATTGCACTGAATTACGTAAAGTTTACCCGGATGGTGTACCAAAGGGTCATCCAGCATACCAGCCAAAAATGGATCGAGACAAAGACAACTGGGCTTGTGAAAGGTAA
- a CDS encoding heme-binding protein, whose product MLTRRQREVLDAIITFTQENNYPPTVREIGSMIGSKSPSTVQDLLKKLKRKGFVTWEPKIPRTIRIIKRIERRVKHGTRGKEPDYRVC is encoded by the coding sequence TTGCTAACAAGAAGGCAGCGAGAGGTTCTTGATGCAATCATTACGTTTACACAAGAAAACAATTACCCACCTACTGTCCGAGAAATTGGCAGCATGATCGGAAGCAAATCGCCGAGCACGGTACAGGACTTATTAAAGAAGTTAAAAAGAAAAGGCTTTGTCACGTGGGAACCAAAGATACCGAGAACAATTCGAATTATTAAAAGGATTGAAAGGCGGGTTAAGCATGGAACAAGAGGAAAGGAACCAGATTATAGAGTTTGTTAA
- a CDS encoding recombinase family protein, producing MIGIYARVSTEEQARTGFSLQDQIKECKKKARTNEVIEYIDDGFSGEFLDRPALTKLRNDVKEGIISKVICLDPDRLSRKLMNQLIITDEFDRLDVELIFVNGEYAKTAEGQLFYSMRGAIAEFEKAKINERMSRGRREKARQGRVVRDYQIYGYDYDKETEQFIINESEAEIVRLIFDLFTKPNDLVRGINGIAKYLTEKGVPTKRGANVWHRQVVRQMLMNRAYIGKFYQNRWNTEGMLGNKHKPKDERIPMKERPREEWIPVPCPAIIDRQTFDHAQNLLSESRRRWTKQSKRRYLLSGLLRCAKCGNTMTGRKHRNWGADVFIYTDEKNYSGAKHPGCGMRVRCEKLDKDVWDKISHWLNNPDEIATVEDETDEVDFEQAEIIRLETEIKKAKEGRKRLLNLFAEGLEIGQEEIRESLKGLKRKEEHLTEELEELKKRYSELSNKQYSANLIKEAAAYYLNHGKEELSFDDKQALIRYVVKEIRVYKDGIEIYTF from the coding sequence GTGATCGGGATTTACGCAAGAGTAAGCACAGAGGAACAAGCAAGGACAGGTTTCAGCTTACAAGACCAAATCAAGGAGTGCAAAAAGAAAGCGAGAACGAATGAAGTTATTGAATACATAGATGATGGATTTTCCGGAGAGTTTTTAGACAGGCCGGCATTGACAAAGTTGCGGAATGATGTAAAAGAAGGAATCATTTCTAAAGTAATTTGCCTCGATCCTGACCGACTATCCCGAAAATTAATGAACCAATTAATAATAACGGATGAGTTTGATCGTCTTGATGTTGAACTTATATTTGTGAACGGTGAATATGCCAAGACTGCTGAAGGGCAGCTTTTTTACAGTATGCGTGGTGCTATTGCTGAATTTGAGAAGGCCAAAATTAATGAACGGATGTCTCGTGGACGAAGGGAGAAGGCACGTCAAGGTCGTGTCGTCCGGGACTACCAGATATACGGTTACGACTACGATAAAGAAACCGAACAGTTTATCATCAATGAAAGCGAGGCGGAAATTGTCCGTCTCATATTTGATCTTTTTACGAAGCCTAATGACCTTGTCCGCGGAATCAACGGGATAGCAAAATATTTAACGGAGAAAGGTGTTCCCACCAAGCGTGGTGCAAATGTGTGGCACCGCCAAGTAGTACGACAAATGCTCATGAACCGAGCCTATATTGGAAAATTCTATCAGAATAGGTGGAACACGGAAGGAATGCTTGGTAACAAACACAAGCCAAAAGATGAACGCATACCTATGAAAGAGCGACCTCGGGAAGAGTGGATACCTGTTCCTTGTCCTGCCATTATAGATCGTCAAACCTTTGACCATGCACAAAATCTGCTCTCCGAATCTCGTCGCCGATGGACAAAACAAAGCAAAAGAAGATACCTTCTTAGCGGACTTCTTCGATGCGCCAAATGTGGTAATACAATGACCGGAAGAAAACATCGTAACTGGGGGGCAGATGTTTTTATATATACCGATGAGAAAAATTACTCTGGAGCAAAGCATCCCGGTTGTGGTATGCGGGTTAGGTGTGAAAAACTTGATAAAGATGTGTGGGATAAAATATCCCATTGGTTGAACAACCCAGATGAGATTGCAACGGTAGAAGATGAGACGGATGAGGTTGATTTTGAACAGGCTGAAATCATTCGGTTAGAAACTGAAATTAAAAAGGCAAAAGAGGGCCGTAAGCGGCTTCTCAACCTGTTTGCGGAAGGTTTGGAGATCGGTCAGGAAGAAATCCGAGAATCATTGAAAGGGTTGAAGCGAAAAGAGGAGCATTTAACAGAAGAATTAGAAGAGTTAAAGAAAAGATATAGCGAACTGTCGAATAAGCAATATAGCGCCAACCTTATAAAAGAGGCCGCTGCGTACTATTTAAATCATGGTAAGGAAGAACTGTCTTTTGACGATAAGCAGGCATTGATTAGATATGTAGTGAAGGAGATTAGGGTATATAAGGACGGTATTGAGATATACACTTTCTAA
- the tlp gene encoding small acid-soluble spore protein Tlp, translated as MAKPDDRSDNVEKLENMIGHTLDNMDDARDYLKAHSEELSEEQKRQIRAKNERREQSIEGMRSEIKDEANDQK; from the coding sequence TTGGCAAAACCAGACGACCGTTCCGACAACGTTGAGAAGTTGGAAAACATGATCGGACATACGCTCGATAACATGGATGATGCTCGCGATTACCTCAAAGCTCACTCAGAAGAACTGAGTGAAGAACAGAAAAGACAAATCAGAGCGAAAAACGAACGCAGGGAACAGAGCATCGAAGGCATGCGGAGCGAAATCAAAGACGAGGCGAACGACCAAAAGTAA
- a CDS encoding lipoate--protein ligase family protein: protein MNREPTHLNQKVWRILDQRGHESALDAIDSFAMDDTLCASVGGKLSPPTARLWVHRDTVVLGIQDTRLPFIAEGLNYLEAKGYRVIVRNSGGLAVVLDEGVLNISLVMPVDRPFADIDDGFEAMRQLVEELLHPYVRHIAVGEVEGSYCPGRYDLSIRGVKFAGISQRRTKGGMAVQVFLLVSGSGRRRAEVLKQFYQLAGAAQEPRGKLFPSINPETMASLTELLSIGMNTDMLKQRLVEVLQNRSSRIITTSRFPFEEERFQLNRRRMVERNEKSLYKFDKIKREMPL from the coding sequence ATGAATCGGGAACCGACTCACCTCAACCAAAAAGTTTGGCGCATCCTGGACCAAAGGGGACACGAGTCGGCACTAGACGCCATCGATTCATTCGCCATGGACGATACTCTTTGTGCGTCTGTCGGCGGAAAGCTGTCTCCTCCCACTGCCCGACTGTGGGTACATCGGGATACCGTCGTTCTGGGGATACAAGATACCCGCCTTCCCTTTATCGCAGAGGGACTTAACTATTTGGAAGCGAAAGGTTACCGCGTCATTGTGCGAAATTCCGGAGGCCTCGCCGTCGTGCTCGATGAAGGCGTCCTCAATATTTCGCTCGTGATGCCCGTGGACCGTCCCTTTGCGGACATCGATGACGGATTTGAAGCGATGCGGCAATTAGTCGAGGAGCTGCTTCACCCTTACGTGAGGCACATAGCAGTCGGGGAGGTGGAAGGATCATACTGTCCGGGCCGTTATGACCTGTCCATTCGCGGGGTGAAGTTTGCCGGCATTTCACAGCGGCGCACAAAGGGCGGGATGGCGGTTCAAGTCTTCTTGCTCGTTTCAGGGAGCGGACGGAGAAGAGCTGAGGTGCTTAAACAATTTTACCAGTTGGCTGGTGCTGCCCAGGAACCGCGCGGAAAGCTCTTTCCTTCCATCAACCCGGAAACCATGGCTTCCCTCACCGAATTGTTGTCGATCGGGATGAACACCGATATGCTCAAACAGCGGTTAGTGGAAGTGTTGCAAAACCGGTCGAGCCGAATTATCACCACCTCACGGTTCCCTTTTGAAGAAGAACGGTTTCAGCTCAATCGGCGGCGAATGGTGGAACGCAATGAAAAAAGTTTGTACAAGTTTGATAAAATAAAAAGAGAAATGCCGTTGTAA
- a CDS encoding YqeG family HAD IIIA-type phosphatase, producing the protein MKRLIPKKFVKSVYDIDFNELQHRGFKAIILDLDNTLIETDKMDVTPELMHWLKQLESMGFRVMIVSNNTKTRVATFANMLQVPYIHAAKKPFYSSFQKALHHLEATPEETVIVGDQLLTDVLGGNKAGLYTILVVPISEREGFWTKVNRTFEKLVFMWMDLRGIKRWEE; encoded by the coding sequence GTGAAGAGACTGATACCGAAAAAGTTCGTCAAAAGTGTATACGATATCGATTTTAACGAGTTGCAACATCGCGGGTTTAAAGCCATTATTTTGGATTTGGACAACACACTCATCGAAACGGACAAAATGGATGTCACACCGGAGCTGATGCATTGGCTAAAGCAACTGGAATCGATGGGGTTCCGGGTCATGATTGTGTCGAACAACACGAAAACCCGCGTGGCGACATTTGCCAATATGCTTCAGGTTCCTTACATACACGCAGCGAAAAAACCGTTTTACTCCTCTTTTCAAAAAGCGTTGCACCACTTAGAAGCGACCCCGGAAGAAACGGTCATCGTCGGAGATCAGCTGTTGACAGACGTGTTGGGCGGAAACAAAGCCGGACTGTATACGATTTTGGTCGTTCCCATTTCAGAACGCGAGGGGTTTTGGACAAAAGTCAACCGCACGTTTGAAAAGCTGGTGTTCATGTGGATGGATTTACGCGGTATTAAACGCTGGGAGGAATGA
- the yqeH gene encoding ribosome biogenesis GTPase YqeH — protein sequence MLSKETRYCAGCGVPIQTEDPQRSGYVPPEALEREHLVCRRCHRIRHYNEVGKTERTADDFRTVLQELTTQEALVVHIVDIFDLEGSWIPELSRYIGDNPLLLVANKVDLLPQSVRPEKIERWLAQFVKGRKTDPVDIVLCSVKMNLNVERVVEKIEEYRNGRDVYIVGATNVGKSSFINRLLQQYGDGEGDEITTSYYPGTTLDAIRIPLDDNREIVDTPGIVNEDRLSERVSPDELRLIVPKTVIHPKVYQLNDGQTLFFGGLGRLDFKRGPRQPFVCYMAKDLYIHRTKTERADSLYAEHVGKMLSPPFEKGTLPPMWKQSFHVRGEKTDIVISGLGWVTCRGDAAELDVYAPKGITVSLRPALI from the coding sequence ATGTTGTCGAAAGAGACACGGTATTGTGCCGGGTGTGGTGTTCCGATTCAGACGGAAGACCCGCAACGTTCAGGCTATGTCCCGCCAGAAGCGCTTGAGCGTGAGCATTTAGTTTGCAGGCGCTGTCACCGTATCCGCCATTACAACGAGGTTGGGAAAACTGAGCGGACGGCGGACGATTTTCGTACAGTGCTACAGGAACTCACGACGCAGGAAGCTCTCGTGGTACACATTGTGGACATCTTTGATTTAGAGGGTAGCTGGATTCCTGAATTGTCCCGGTACATCGGCGACAATCCGCTACTCCTTGTGGCGAACAAAGTGGACTTGCTTCCCCAGTCAGTGAGGCCGGAAAAAATCGAGAGGTGGCTTGCACAATTTGTTAAAGGGCGGAAAACAGATCCGGTCGACATCGTCCTGTGCAGTGTTAAGATGAACCTGAATGTCGAACGAGTGGTGGAGAAAATAGAGGAATACCGGAACGGACGGGACGTGTACATCGTCGGGGCCACCAATGTCGGAAAATCATCGTTCATCAACCGGTTGCTGCAACAGTACGGAGACGGTGAAGGGGATGAAATCACGACGTCGTACTACCCCGGGACAACACTCGACGCGATACGCATTCCTTTGGACGACAACCGGGAAATTGTCGATACGCCGGGCATTGTCAACGAAGACCGCTTGAGCGAACGGGTGTCACCTGACGAACTGCGTCTGATCGTGCCGAAAACGGTCATTCACCCGAAAGTGTACCAGCTTAATGACGGACAGACGCTTTTTTTTGGCGGCTTAGGCCGGCTTGACTTCAAACGGGGGCCCAGGCAGCCGTTTGTCTGTTACATGGCGAAAGACTTGTACATACACCGGACCAAAACGGAACGGGCCGATTCGCTTTATGCGGAACACGTGGGGAAGATGTTGTCACCCCCTTTTGAAAAAGGCACACTTCCGCCGATGTGGAAGCAGTCTTTCCATGTGAGAGGGGAGAAGACGGACATCGTCATTTCCGGCCTCGGCTGGGTGACATGTCGGGGAGATGCGGCCGAACTGGACGTTTACGCCCCGAAGGGGATCACAGTCTCGCTGCGACCGGCGTTGATATGA
- the aroE gene encoding shikimate dehydrogenase has translation MEIGTHTRLLGVMGHPVAHSKSPLMHNRALESQKLPYTYLAFDVRPEELPQAVNGMRALGARGWNVTIPHKVAIMALLDEVNDEARRIGAVNTVVNDGGKLIGMNTDGAGYLRSLEVETGLRLEEQRVLILGAGGAARGVAYALAQSGVQSVVIANRTVAKAEQLRSLLQHLTDVKAVPLAEIEKWIDDRTLIVNTTSVGMHPHVEETPIPGELLPEGAIVSDLIYNPMKTTLLRQAEGRGCVIHNGFGMFVHQGALAYEQWTGVQPPLDVMRQAVST, from the coding sequence ATGGAAATCGGAACACACACGCGCCTTTTGGGTGTCATGGGACATCCTGTTGCCCACTCGAAATCGCCACTCATGCACAACAGGGCGTTAGAAAGTCAAAAGCTCCCGTATACGTACTTGGCGTTTGATGTGCGCCCGGAAGAGCTACCGCAGGCGGTAAACGGAATGCGCGCCCTCGGCGCTCGAGGGTGGAACGTGACGATACCTCACAAAGTGGCCATCATGGCCCTATTGGATGAAGTGAACGATGAGGCCCGTCGAATCGGGGCGGTCAATACGGTTGTGAATGACGGCGGCAAACTGATCGGGATGAATACTGACGGGGCCGGGTATTTGAGATCACTCGAAGTAGAAACAGGTCTTCGTCTGGAAGAACAGCGCGTGCTCATTCTCGGGGCGGGAGGCGCCGCAAGGGGCGTTGCCTACGCGTTGGCGCAGTCAGGCGTTCAGAGTGTCGTCATCGCCAATCGGACTGTGGCAAAAGCCGAACAGCTCCGTTCACTCCTGCAACACCTGACGGACGTCAAAGCGGTTCCTTTGGCAGAGATTGAGAAGTGGATAGATGATCGGACGTTGATCGTCAACACCACATCGGTCGGGATGCATCCCCACGTCGAGGAGACACCTATCCCAGGAGAGTTGTTGCCGGAAGGGGCCATCGTCAGTGATTTAATCTACAATCCGATGAAAACGACGTTACTGAGACAGGCAGAAGGCCGGGGCTGTGTCATACACAACGGATTCGGCATGTTTGTCCACCAAGGGGCGCTAGCTTACGAACAGTGGACAGGGGTTCAACCTCCGCTGGACGTCATGCGCCAGGCGGTATCTACGTAG
- a CDS encoding nicotinate-nucleotide adenylyltransferase: MRIGIMGGTFDPIHFGHLIAAERVRDELPLDYVWFMPAAEPPHKHSRTVADPIHRLRMVEKAVVDHPKFCVSKLEFERQGTSYTAETMSILQKRYPEHEFYFIVGADMVHDLPNWYRIQQLIQDVQFVGLNRPGYGRPELPDAIAKRVRYVSMPSIGITSTDIRRKRAAGKSVRYLVPEGVREYMEANRLYET; encoded by the coding sequence ATGCGGATCGGAATTATGGGAGGAACGTTTGACCCCATTCACTTCGGCCACTTAATTGCGGCAGAGCGAGTGAGAGACGAACTACCCTTAGATTACGTGTGGTTCATGCCGGCAGCAGAGCCGCCTCACAAACACAGCCGCACCGTTGCAGACCCGATTCACAGGTTGAGGATGGTGGAGAAGGCAGTGGTCGATCATCCGAAATTTTGCGTGTCGAAACTGGAGTTCGAGCGGCAAGGTACATCGTACACCGCTGAGACGATGTCCATTTTGCAGAAGCGCTACCCCGAGCATGAATTCTACTTTATCGTCGGTGCTGATATGGTTCACGACCTTCCAAATTGGTATCGTATCCAACAGTTGATCCAAGACGTGCAGTTTGTCGGATTAAACCGTCCAGGCTACGGCAGACCCGAACTTCCTGATGCCATTGCCAAGCGGGTTCGTTACGTCTCAATGCCGTCGATCGGGATTACGTCGACTGACATTCGCAGGAAAAGGGCGGCAGGGAAATCTGTGAGGTATCTCGTTCCCGAGGGCGTGCGGGAATATATGGAGGCTAATCGGTTGTATGAAACGTGA